One Paraburkholderia kururiensis DNA window includes the following coding sequences:
- a CDS encoding efflux transporter outer membrane subunit yields the protein MRATAAMLAVATLAACTVGPDYQRPETATPPAWRVAQGDTWWQPAQPSHAPLDPQWWRAFGVDELNTLEIEALANNQTLQMAVAHYAQARATLASVSSSLFPQIDLSASAERARISQNRPKLNYATQNMSTVQNDLTIGPSVSYEADLFGRIRRTVESAKASAQQAGDDLANARLVLTAELATDYFSLRELDNEVDVVNRSVVLQQKALDFVTAQHDLGAVSGLNLLQQQAQLDATRTQAQLLINQRAQFEHAIAVLVGQPAPTFVLAPVVKALPVPKLPTGVPSDLLQRRPDVASAERAMAAANAQIGVARAAYFPDLTLTPGIGWESTRFASLFSLPSLVWSVGASASQVLFDGGQRRAGVAFAQAGYASAEANYRQTVLTAFQEVQNAVTGLSVLDEAAREAHAAVVDARQLVDLAEARYQGGLAAFIDVISAEQQLLTSERQEVQIEGQRAALVVFLAKALGGGWSADDATAHVAGDVGRDGAGGETGGAASQMTHHAVTQAANQAVNPAADNQGKRGG from the coding sequence ATGCGTGCGACCGCCGCGATGCTTGCGGTGGCGACGCTCGCCGCGTGCACCGTGGGCCCCGACTACCAGCGGCCGGAAACCGCTACGCCGCCGGCGTGGCGCGTCGCCCAGGGCGACACGTGGTGGCAGCCCGCGCAGCCGTCTCACGCGCCGCTCGATCCGCAATGGTGGCGCGCATTCGGCGTGGACGAACTGAACACGCTGGAAATCGAGGCGCTCGCGAACAACCAGACGCTGCAAATGGCCGTCGCGCATTACGCGCAGGCGCGCGCCACGCTGGCTTCCGTGTCGTCGTCGCTGTTTCCGCAGATCGATCTTTCCGCTTCCGCGGAGCGCGCGCGCATTTCGCAGAACCGGCCGAAGCTCAACTATGCGACGCAGAACATGTCGACGGTGCAGAACGATCTCACCATCGGTCCCAGCGTGAGCTACGAGGCTGATCTGTTCGGCCGCATTCGCCGCACGGTCGAATCCGCGAAGGCCTCCGCGCAGCAGGCCGGCGACGACCTTGCCAACGCGCGGCTCGTCCTCACCGCCGAACTCGCGACCGACTACTTCTCCCTGCGCGAGCTCGACAACGAAGTGGACGTGGTGAACCGTTCGGTCGTGCTGCAGCAGAAGGCGCTCGATTTCGTGACCGCGCAGCACGACCTGGGCGCGGTATCGGGGCTCAATCTGTTGCAGCAGCAGGCGCAGCTCGATGCCACGCGCACCCAGGCGCAGTTGCTGATCAACCAGCGCGCGCAGTTCGAGCATGCCATCGCGGTGCTCGTCGGGCAGCCCGCGCCCACGTTCGTGCTGGCGCCTGTGGTGAAGGCGCTGCCGGTGCCGAAGCTGCCCACAGGCGTGCCGAGCGACCTGCTGCAACGCCGGCCCGACGTTGCTTCCGCCGAACGCGCCATGGCCGCGGCCAACGCGCAGATCGGCGTGGCGCGGGCCGCGTATTTTCCGGACCTCACGCTCACGCCCGGCATCGGTTGGGAGAGCACGCGCTTCGCGAGCCTCTTCAGCTTGCCGAGCCTCGTGTGGTCCGTGGGCGCGTCCGCGAGCCAGGTGCTGTTCGACGGCGGCCAGCGCAGGGCGGGCGTCGCATTCGCGCAGGCGGGCTACGCCTCGGCCGAAGCGAACTATCGGCAGACTGTGCTCACGGCGTTCCAGGAGGTGCAGAATGCGGTCACGGGGCTTTCGGTGCTGGACGAAGCCGCACGCGAGGCGCATGCGGCAGTGGTGGATGCGCGCCAGCTCGTGGACCTCGCCGAAGCGCGCTATCAGGGCGGCCTCGCGGCGTTCATCGACGTGATCAGCGCCGAGCAGCAACTGCTCACGAGCGAGCGCCAGGAGGTACAGATCGAAGGGCAACGCGCGGCGCTCGTGGTGTTTCTTGCGAAGGCACTGGGCGGCGGCTGGAGTGCCGACGACGCGACGGCGCACGTCGCCGGCGATGTGGGGCGGGATGGAGCCGGTGGCGAGACGGGCGGGGCGGCGAGTCAGATGACGCACCACGCGGTGACTCAGGCAGCAAATCAAGCGGTGAATCCAGCCGCAGACAATCAAGGCAAGCGCGGCGGCTGA
- a CDS encoding efflux RND transporter periplasmic adaptor subunit yields the protein MNDHQHHSSLDIQASTREGGLDLPSRSLVWRRSRIAVLLVALLLAAGATRTILANLRDAHRLEGMTEQNARQYVTVVHPAPAGDDGRLVLPGTLRGYVESPIYSRASGYVVHWYADIGAHVQQGQLLAELDTPEIDQELAQAIAQREQAASTLALAKTSFDRARQLRERDAVAQQELDDRQGAYNQDVANVAAAEANVRRLTQLKSFQRIVAPITGVITQRNIDVGDLINAGNGGAGRALFAIAEADPLRLYVQVPQAYAQQVARGQHVSVTQAELPGVTFDGTVTRTADAIDVATRSLQVEITLPNHDGKLMPGAYVQAALHTEAPGTLTVPGNTLLFRAEGPRVAVVDANGRVHLQPVTITRDLGQSLVIGTGVSAQDRIVVNPSDSLADGDSVIVAQTPARGEAGRSAPARRGDAS from the coding sequence ATGAACGACCACCAACATCACTCCTCTCTGGATATCCAGGCGAGCACGCGCGAAGGCGGCCTCGACTTGCCGTCGCGCAGTCTCGTGTGGCGGCGCAGCCGCATTGCGGTGCTGCTGGTCGCGCTGCTGCTCGCGGCGGGCGCGACGCGCACGATCCTCGCCAATCTGCGCGACGCGCATCGGCTCGAAGGCATGACGGAGCAGAACGCGCGCCAGTACGTGACCGTGGTGCATCCCGCACCGGCGGGCGACGACGGACGCCTCGTGCTGCCCGGCACGCTGCGCGGCTATGTGGAGTCCCCCATCTACTCGCGCGCGAGCGGCTACGTGGTGCACTGGTACGCGGATATCGGGGCGCACGTGCAGCAGGGCCAGTTGCTCGCGGAACTCGATACGCCCGAGATCGACCAGGAACTCGCCCAGGCTATCGCGCAACGCGAGCAGGCGGCCTCCACGCTCGCGCTCGCGAAGACCTCGTTCGATCGCGCGCGGCAGTTGCGCGAGCGCGATGCAGTGGCGCAGCAGGAACTCGACGATCGCCAGGGCGCCTACAACCAGGACGTCGCGAACGTCGCCGCAGCGGAGGCGAACGTGCGCCGTCTCACGCAGCTGAAGTCGTTCCAGCGCATCGTGGCGCCCATCACGGGCGTCATCACGCAACGCAATATCGACGTGGGCGACCTCATCAACGCCGGCAATGGCGGCGCGGGGCGCGCGCTCTTCGCCATTGCCGAGGCCGATCCGCTGAGGCTCTACGTGCAGGTGCCGCAGGCTTACGCGCAACAGGTCGCGCGCGGGCAGCACGTGAGCGTGACCCAGGCCGAACTGCCGGGCGTGACGTTCGACGGCACCGTCACGCGTACCGCGGACGCCATCGACGTCGCCACGCGTTCGTTGCAGGTGGAGATCACGCTGCCCAATCACGACGGCAAGCTGATGCCCGGCGCCTACGTGCAGGCGGCATTGCATACCGAGGCCCCGGGCACGCTCACGGTGCCGGGCAACACGCTGCTGTTTCGCGCGGAAGGGCCGCGCGTAGCCGTGGTGGACGCGAACGGACGCGTGCATTTGCAGCCCGTCACGATCACGCGGGACCTGGGGCAGTCGCTCGTGATCGGCACGGGTGTATCGGCGCAGGACCGCATCGTCGTGAACCCGAGCGATTCGCTCGCGGACGGCGATAGCGTGATCGTCGCGCAGACGCCCGCGCGCGGTGAAGCGGGCCGTAGCGCGCCTGCGCGACGAGGGGATGCGTCGTGA